ACCGCGTTTACATAGCCTTCTTTCACCATTTGAAGCACTTGCTTTATCGCTTCGTCTTCATTTTTTATAAGTGCATTTTCTTCTGTCCGGCTTGTTAACGTTCCATCTTGCTTATACGTACGATCTGCAAAAGCCTCTTGTACGAGCGTTATATTATATTTTTCTGTTGCCCTTATAAAAGCCTCACTATTTGCTAATCCGTAAAGTAATAGATTTGGATTGATATGATAAATTGCCTTTGCGATTGCATCTGCAATTTCTGAATCAATTGCCGCCATATTATATAAGGAACCGTGCGGTTTTACATGTTGCATTTTCCCGCCTGCCGCTTTAACAAATCCGTCTAATGCGCCAATTTGATATAAAACATAATCGTATACTTCACTTGCTGAAACATGCATGTTCCTTCTTCCAAATCCAATTAAATCAGGAAATCCAGGGTGTGCCCCTATTGCTACGTTTTGCTGCAGAGCTTTTTCAACCGTTTGCCGCATAACAGACGGATCACCAGCATGAAAACCACAAGCAACGTTTATAGAGGAAACGAACGGAAGAATTTCATCATCATTTCCCATTTTATAAGCTCCAAAACTTTCTCCTAAATCACAGTTTAAATCGATTGTATTCACGATGTTTTCCTCCTAATGTCAGCTTCGTAAAGCGATGAATTTCTTTAATAGACTCATACTTGTTTCCTGCTTTATATATAATTGCGCAGCTTTTTCCATAGTTATTTTTTCAAAAGTTACATAGTCTCCTGGTTTCAGCTGCGCTAGAAGAGGTAAATCCACTGAAACTACATTTCCAATTCTCGGATAACCACCTGTCGTTTGTCTATCCGCCATTAATATAATAGGCTGTCCACC
This genomic interval from Bacillus cereus contains the following:
- the pxpA gene encoding 5-oxoprolinase subunit PxpA, which produces MNTIDLNCDLGESFGAYKMGNDDEILPFVSSINVACGFHAGDPSVMRQTVEKALQQNVAIGAHPGFPDLIGFGRRNMHVSASEVYDYVLYQIGALDGFVKAAGGKMQHVKPHGSLYNMAAIDSEIADAIAKAIYHINPNLLLYGLANSEAFIRATEKYNITLVQEAFADRTYKQDGTLTSRTEENALIKNEDEAIKQVLQMVKEGYVNAVSGEKVTVQAKTICLHGDGEKAVQFAKKIYRTFELNGVSICAPK